The following coding sequences lie in one Acidobacteriota bacterium genomic window:
- a CDS encoding retroviral-like aspartic protease family protein produces the protein MRSADPRWITTFTSVLISLVSWVLFSTSDTELSTTPTLEQIRRAAGTDDLPTGDRCLSIQGGGSYRGTDANYEMQLGAGGAYRYEIDGPMATVVTSDGQRVWQRDGASAVFELQLIMKEALRLGIWIESGYWLAEEAPIVLGEPLRRGDDWVVTARTRDGLLDVVVTLDEDTFHPTHVDMANFGADLAIDYSDYRAVDGLKIPHRIRGTDEAGGVDDFRVRKAVTTDCNAEALASLPRGVDDTTFDSATPSQLNVRRIGTGHVAVKPVIDGKPTGWFIFDSGAGASVITPAAAKRLGLEKVGMTVLGGSGEDVAATPLYAIDTFQLGPMTVQNLAFMEMDIDTAVPSLRGIEGVIGWDILIRARVAMELDTPALNVHDSAGEADADIEWQPLVLHGKHPHVPGTFDGGQPGLFSLDTGAANTTVVFYSPVVERFSLLGKKSGPTRTFNGAGGASRYVNGRLGWVEIGGHRYDDLPVRLSLDKAGAMADPYGLGNVGVTILRDYRLVFDYPNQRIALVAL, from the coding sequence GTGCGATCCGCTGACCCACGCTGGATTACGACGTTTACGAGCGTGCTGATCTCCCTCGTCAGTTGGGTGCTGTTCTCCACGTCAGACACCGAGCTCTCGACGACGCCGACACTGGAGCAGATTCGTCGGGCTGCCGGAACCGACGACCTCCCTACCGGCGACCGATGTCTATCGATCCAGGGCGGCGGCAGCTACCGCGGAACCGATGCCAACTATGAAATGCAGCTGGGTGCGGGCGGCGCCTATCGCTACGAGATCGACGGTCCGATGGCAACCGTCGTGACCTCCGACGGTCAGCGGGTCTGGCAGAGAGATGGCGCCAGCGCGGTCTTCGAATTGCAGCTGATCATGAAGGAAGCGTTACGGCTGGGGATCTGGATCGAGAGCGGTTACTGGCTGGCGGAGGAGGCACCGATCGTCCTCGGCGAACCGCTTCGACGCGGCGACGACTGGGTGGTCACGGCGCGTACGAGGGACGGCCTGCTGGATGTGGTCGTGACCCTCGACGAAGACACCTTTCACCCCACACACGTCGACATGGCGAACTTCGGCGCCGATCTTGCAATCGACTATTCCGACTATCGCGCGGTGGATGGCCTGAAGATCCCCCATCGAATCCGGGGAACCGACGAAGCCGGTGGCGTCGATGATTTCCGCGTTCGAAAGGCCGTCACCACCGATTGCAACGCCGAGGCCCTGGCAAGTCTTCCCCGCGGTGTCGATGACACGACCTTCGACTCGGCCACACCCTCACAACTGAACGTGCGCAGGATCGGGACCGGTCATGTGGCCGTGAAACCGGTCATCGACGGCAAGCCGACGGGTTGGTTCATCTTCGACTCGGGTGCCGGAGCCTCCGTCATCACTCCTGCCGCTGCGAAACGATTGGGTCTGGAGAAGGTGGGCATGACCGTACTCGGTGGCTCCGGTGAGGATGTCGCGGCGACACCGCTGTATGCGATCGACACGTTCCAACTGGGCCCGATGACGGTGCAGAACCTGGCGTTCATGGAGATGGACATCGACACGGCCGTCCCGTCGCTCCGCGGCATCGAGGGTGTGATCGGGTGGGACATCCTGATTCGTGCGCGTGTCGCGATGGAGCTGGACACACCCGCGCTCAATGTGCACGACTCCGCGGGGGAAGCTGACGCCGACATCGAATGGCAGCCGTTGGTACTTCACGGGAAGCATCCGCATGTCCCCGGTACGTTTGACGGAGGTCAGCCCGGGCTGTTCAGTCTTGACACCGGCGCGGCCAATACGACCGTCGTCTTCTACTCGCCAGTCGTGGAACGATTCTCGTTGCTTGGCAAGAAGAGCGGCCCGACACGTACATTCAACGGCGCCGGCGGTGCGTCACGGTACGTCAACGGCCGGCTGGGCTGGGTCGAGATCGGGGGGCATCGTTACGACGACCTTCCGGTCCGATTGAGCCTGGACAAGGCCGGCGCGATGGCCGATCCGTACGGGCTCGGCAATGTGGGCGTCACGATCCTACGAGACTACCGTCTGGTCTTCGACTACCCCAATCAGCGGATCGCGTTGGTTGCCCTCTAG
- a CDS encoding serine/threonine-protein kinase has translation MNVESGTQLLHYTLTDKIGEGGMGAVWKATDTTLNRDVAVKLLPPMFAEDPERRARFEREAKTLASLNHPNVAAVYGLHQDQGVHFLVMEYVAGEDLSFQLARGPLPLDTALDVATQMAAGIEAAHENGVIHRDLKPANVIVTPQGNVKLLDFGLAKGFERDTGSSDPSLSPTMTSAGTVAGMILGTAAYMSPEQARGKPLDRRTDLWSFGCVVYECLTGKSLFAGETVSDSLAAILRKEPDWSALPDTTPPLVRLMLKRCLARDVDKRLRDAGDARLELQHAIENPDAGLERVESTSSSSGWLPWALMVAALVVAGYFAFTGSTEERSTPRETRRFTITIPGSTRIGDTFASPPAISPDGRSIVFGVGERQSQLWIRSIDDVESRRLPDTQSAQFVFWSPDSRHIGFFMGGRLRRMEVATRRVQQISESGSSYSRGGSWGIDDTIIFAPDANSGIHVVDASGGEPRPVTTPDPNVPDASHRWPYFLPDGNHFLYLSWTNDVKARQEHGGVFLASVDGKTKPHRVIEDASSMAYAPSGHILVTREENLIAVPFDEKTLTVNGEAQVVVSGVLRNRATGHSAFSVSGEGTLLYAGGQAFPPTSLSWADRSGAQADIGVDPAPFNWVELSPDERRAAVTLYGATGDEQIWLIDLRRGLRSLFASGPSAYTTPLWSGDGSELLFTSQDNGPLNVYRRPADGSGEMTLVLSDDQDIMVFDWSRDGRSVLFWPVGSGQGTSDLWVVEVESEKKTLVAEGDAAYTDGRFSPDGKLIVYATDESGRSEIFVQSLVTGGRWQVSTVGGELPRWRGDGKEIVYFDPDQTLQAVSVDTRQDSVTLGAPVALFAIEDVIVTFDSSGDHSRFLIATRTEGATEPLQIVLNWDAKP, from the coding sequence ATGAACGTTGAATCGGGGACTCAGCTACTTCACTACACCCTCACCGACAAGATCGGCGAGGGAGGCATGGGCGCCGTCTGGAAGGCGACCGACACCACGCTCAATCGTGATGTCGCCGTCAAGCTGCTTCCGCCGATGTTCGCCGAGGACCCCGAGCGTCGTGCACGTTTCGAGCGAGAGGCCAAGACCCTGGCCTCGCTGAACCACCCCAACGTCGCGGCGGTCTATGGGCTGCACCAGGACCAGGGCGTGCACTTCCTCGTCATGGAGTACGTCGCCGGCGAGGATCTGTCGTTCCAACTCGCACGGGGTCCGCTGCCGCTGGACACCGCCCTCGACGTGGCGACCCAGATGGCCGCCGGTATCGAGGCCGCCCACGAGAACGGCGTCATCCATCGCGACCTGAAACCGGCCAACGTCATCGTCACCCCCCAGGGCAACGTCAAGCTGCTGGACTTCGGTCTGGCCAAGGGGTTCGAACGTGACACCGGTAGCAGCGATCCGTCGTTGTCGCCGACGATGACCTCCGCCGGGACCGTCGCAGGCATGATCCTTGGCACCGCGGCCTACATGTCGCCGGAGCAGGCCAGGGGCAAGCCCCTCGATCGACGGACGGATCTGTGGTCCTTCGGCTGTGTGGTCTACGAATGTTTGACCGGCAAGAGTCTGTTCGCGGGAGAGACGGTCTCGGACTCTTTAGCGGCGATCCTGCGGAAGGAGCCGGACTGGTCGGCGCTGCCCGACACGACACCGCCGTTGGTCCGATTGATGCTGAAACGTTGCCTCGCCAGGGACGTCGACAAGCGCTTGCGGGATGCCGGCGACGCTCGGTTGGAACTTCAGCACGCCATCGAGAACCCCGACGCGGGGTTGGAGCGTGTCGAATCGACCTCAAGCAGCAGCGGTTGGCTTCCGTGGGCCCTGATGGTGGCGGCACTGGTCGTCGCCGGTTACTTCGCGTTCACCGGTTCGACGGAAGAGCGCTCCACACCACGGGAGACTCGTCGCTTCACCATCACGATTCCCGGATCCACCCGAATCGGCGACACATTCGCGTCACCGCCCGCCATCTCGCCCGATGGCCGGTCGATCGTGTTCGGTGTCGGCGAAAGACAGAGTCAACTCTGGATACGATCAATCGACGACGTCGAGTCTCGTCGACTTCCCGACACCCAGAGCGCGCAGTTTGTCTTCTGGTCTCCGGATAGTCGACACATCGGGTTCTTCATGGGCGGTCGGCTACGGAGGATGGAGGTTGCGACCCGCCGCGTACAGCAGATCAGCGAGTCGGGGTCGTCCTATTCTCGCGGCGGCTCGTGGGGGATCGACGACACTATCATCTTCGCGCCGGATGCCAATTCCGGTATCCACGTCGTCGATGCCTCGGGAGGCGAGCCTCGCCCAGTGACCACACCCGATCCCAACGTGCCCGATGCCAGTCATCGATGGCCCTATTTCTTGCCCGACGGGAATCACTTCCTCTACCTGTCGTGGACCAACGACGTCAAGGCCCGGCAAGAGCACGGCGGAGTCTTCCTGGCGTCTGTGGATGGCAAGACGAAGCCCCATCGGGTGATCGAGGATGCCTCGAGCATGGCCTACGCACCGTCAGGCCACATCCTCGTGACACGCGAGGAGAATCTGATCGCCGTCCCGTTCGACGAAAAGACGCTCACGGTCAATGGCGAGGCGCAAGTCGTCGTATCGGGGGTCTTGCGAAACCGGGCCACCGGCCACAGCGCGTTTTCCGTTTCCGGCGAGGGGACCCTGCTCTACGCCGGTGGTCAGGCCTTCCCGCCGACATCCCTGAGTTGGGCCGATCGATCGGGTGCGCAGGCGGACATCGGAGTGGACCCCGCACCTTTTAACTGGGTTGAGCTGTCACCCGACGAACGTCGAGCGGCGGTGACGCTCTACGGTGCAACCGGTGACGAGCAGATCTGGTTGATCGATCTCCGCCGTGGCCTGCGAAGTCTGTTCGCATCGGGCCCGTCGGCCTACACGACACCGCTCTGGTCGGGGGACGGCAGCGAGTTGCTATTTACGTCTCAGGATAACGGCCCCCTGAACGTGTACCGTCGTCCGGCCGACGGATCCGGTGAGATGACGCTCGTTCTTTCGGACGACCAGGACATCATGGTGTTCGATTGGAGTCGGGATGGACGTTCGGTGCTGTTCTGGCCGGTGGGTTCCGGGCAGGGAACCTCGGATCTCTGGGTTGTCGAGGTGGAGAGCGAGAAGAAGACACTGGTGGCCGAAGGCGACGCTGCCTACACCGACGGACGATTCTCTCCCGACGGTAAGTTGATCGTCTATGCGACAGACGAGTCGGGGCGCAGCGAAATCTTCGTGCAGTCCCTGGTGACCGGAGGACGTTGGCAGGTTTCAACCGTGGGGGGCGAGTTGCCTCGCTGGCGCGGAGACGGGAAAGAGATCGTCTATTTCGATCCCGATCAGACTCTGCAGGCGGTCTCTGTCGATACGCGGCAAGATTCCGTGACCCTGGGAGCACCGGTGGCGCTGTTTGCTATCGAGGACGTCATCGTTACCTTCGACAGTTCCGGCGACCACAGCCGGTTCCTGATCGCCACTCGCACCGAGGGGGCGACGGAGCCGTTGCAGATCGTGCTGAACTGGGACGCGAAGCCCTAG